In one window of Maribacter dokdonensis DSW-8 DNA:
- a CDS encoding T9SS type B sorting domain-containing protein has protein sequence MKTLTKITFFTAFCMLFSAYQLSAQAIVLNAPEPADNPNLSGSTPWTAVCAGNSGFNEYFVNITWIGTANAGNEFILELSDATGSFANAQTLQTISDKNTVKDFDTSFAIPTDTRGEGYKMRVRSTDPEKIGNESPAYNMYYMDVTSNLNISEQGDGVPPGTVCSTGPITLQVDNISNPETYQYIWFRSGTELTGETGHTLNVTQSGMYNVYIDYGPRCTGSGNTDSNIVDVTIGGSGTGIAVTAPSKTALCSTDSETLTIDQTDASWSYQWFKNDVAILGATATSYTVDASAAGFEGDYAIEISGTGICNERSSAITITNADVYTVDVENEINMVLLPTQSQTLSISTTANTPSYKWYRNGIEIAGETNSAITISQDGEYYAEVTQTGGSCSVSSKNSDVTTVVSPASFEMTINYTDAYTSCESTSTILGVEQINAVATDGTKTDVTSALVNGFTYQWTKDGTAVSGATSSTISLASNAENGTYDLNASVDSFTVDSNSLTVQLLTSESISIASSGTVFCSGGETITLSTSSDLGSSTFEWQLDGAPVNTTDTSLTVTTAGSYRLAVNRDGCALLSNEIVISPLDENLITLDPGTEIVMPEGTTKLVTASGGTAYRWLDANAVEIGNVDSITFTEAGSYTLIASIDNCEIIRQVEVSYLDTFKVPNVITVNGDGINDQWVIPNSYSNKADVNIIIYNEQGQEIVNEFDYKNNWPQSTTAFTKQNMVFYYKIRNASEVLKQGTITVIR, from the coding sequence ATGAAAACCTTGACCAAAATTACCTTTTTTACCGCATTTTGTATGCTATTTAGTGCCTATCAATTATCGGCACAGGCAATAGTGCTCAATGCCCCAGAACCTGCAGACAATCCTAATCTGTCAGGAAGTACGCCATGGACCGCCGTTTGTGCGGGAAACTCTGGTTTCAATGAATATTTTGTGAATATCACGTGGATTGGTACCGCCAATGCAGGTAATGAGTTTATTCTCGAATTATCTGATGCCACTGGTAGCTTTGCTAATGCGCAAACTTTACAAACCATTAGTGATAAAAATACTGTAAAGGACTTTGATACCAGTTTTGCCATACCAACTGATACGCGTGGCGAAGGTTACAAAATGAGGGTTCGTAGTACCGATCCAGAAAAGATTGGTAACGAATCTCCCGCATATAACATGTATTACATGGATGTAACTTCTAACTTGAACATTAGTGAACAAGGTGATGGCGTGCCTCCAGGTACAGTGTGTAGCACCGGTCCTATTACCTTGCAAGTAGATAATATAAGCAACCCAGAAACCTACCAGTATATTTGGTTTAGAAGCGGAACTGAGTTAACAGGTGAAACAGGTCATACATTAAACGTAACCCAGTCTGGTATGTATAATGTTTATATTGATTACGGACCACGTTGTACAGGTTCCGGTAATACAGATTCTAATATTGTTGATGTAACGATTGGAGGTTCTGGTACGGGGATAGCTGTAACGGCACCAAGCAAAACTGCTTTGTGTAGTACAGATTCTGAAACACTTACTATAGATCAAACAGATGCTTCATGGAGCTATCAATGGTTTAAAAATGATGTGGCTATATTAGGTGCTACGGCAACTTCTTATACCGTTGATGCATCCGCTGCCGGATTTGAAGGTGACTATGCCATAGAAATTTCGGGTACGGGTATCTGTAATGAAAGATCTTCTGCGATTACTATAACAAATGCAGATGTATATACGGTAGATGTAGAAAACGAAATTAATATGGTGCTTTTGCCTACGCAGAGCCAAACCTTATCAATTAGTACAACGGCTAATACACCTAGTTATAAATGGTATAGAAATGGAATAGAAATAGCTGGCGAGACCAATAGTGCTATAACTATTTCACAAGACGGAGAGTATTACGCTGAGGTAACCCAAACAGGGGGGTCGTGTTCTGTATCCTCAAAAAATTCTGATGTGACTACGGTTGTGTCACCTGCTTCTTTTGAAATGACCATTAATTATACCGATGCGTATACTTCATGTGAATCAACAAGTACTATATTGGGTGTAGAACAAATTAATGCGGTTGCTACCGATGGTACTAAAACAGATGTTACCAGCGCCTTAGTAAATGGGTTCACCTATCAATGGACCAAAGATGGTACAGCTGTTAGTGGTGCAACAAGTAGTACTATTAGTTTGGCTTCTAATGCTGAAAATGGAACATACGATCTTAACGCATCGGTAGATAGTTTTACTGTAGATTCCAATTCGTTAACTGTTCAGTTATTAACTAGCGAGAGCATTTCTATAGCAAGTTCAGGTACTGTATTCTGTTCTGGTGGCGAAACGATAACTTTAAGTACCTCTAGTGATCTAGGTTCTTCCACTTTTGAATGGCAACTAGATGGAGCACCTGTAAATACAACAGATACATCACTAACGGTAACTACTGCAGGTAGCTATAGATTGGCAGTAAACCGAGATGGTTGTGCTTTATTATCCAATGAAATAGTCATTAGTCCTCTTGATGAAAACTTGATTACGCTTGATCCGGGAACTGAGATTGTAATGCCAGAAGGCACTACAAAATTAGTGACCGCAAGTGGAGGTACTGCATATAGATGGCTAGATGCCAATGCCGTTGAAATAGGCAATGTGGATAGTATAACTTTTACGGAAGCTGGTAGCTATACATTGATCGCTTCAATTGATAATTGTGAGATCATTAGACAAGTGGAAGTCTCGTACTTAGATACGTTTAAAGTACCTAATGTAATTACGGTAAACGGAGATGGAATCAATGATCAATGGGTAATCCCTAACTCATATTCTAATAAGGCCGATGTTAATATCATAATCTATAATGAACAAGGTCAGGAAATTGTAAACGAATTCGACTATAAAAATAATTGGCCGCAGTCAACTACGGCTTTCACCAAACAAAATATGGTATTCTATTATAAAATTAGGAATGCCAGTGAAGTACTAAAACAAGGTACGATCACAGTAATACGTTAA